A section of the Temnothorax longispinosus isolate EJ_2023e unplaced genomic scaffold, Tlon_JGU_v1 HiC_scaffold_51, whole genome shotgun sequence genome encodes:
- the LOC139824673 gene encoding peroxynitrite isomerase THAP4-like has product MPSCAAQGCSNSWKSGYKMCYFPLKDTQRCAIWIHNVNRTNWIPTKHSTLCQVHFAPEMWEKHRADGSLKLKMNAIPTLFGDTEFQKS; this is encoded by the exons ATGCCTAGTTGTGCGGCGCAAGGTTGCTCAAATTCCTGGAAATCAGGTTACAAAATGTGTTATTTCCCATTAAAAGATACACAAAGATGTGCAATATGGATTCACAATGTGAATCGTACAAATTGGATCCCAACAAAACATTCAACATTATGTCag gTTCATTTTGCTCCTGAAATGTGGGAAAAACATAGAGCAGATGGCagcttgaaattaaaaatgaatgccATACCTACTTTATTTGGTGATACAGAG TTCCAAAAGAGCtaa